The segment TTCAAATATATAAACTTATTCTCCATCAAATAGAATAAATAAACATCTTTTACTATgagtttccaaaaaaaaaaatagtagtttagaaaacTATTTGAGCTAAAACATTTTACATTTATATTTTTTATCCCTTTCTCCTTCtatacttctcttcttcttttatcctaccaattaataaaaataataatagtgaCATAATATTCCTCCACATTTTTGTTAATAGGTCAACCTCTGTCAACTTTCTTTTCTTCTACCAATAATTCGCATGCAATTTACTTGTATCTATCCCCTCACTCTAGCTCATTGGACATATCTAaggcattcaaagagaaaatagtGAAGAGGTGATATTTTTGTAAACTTATTTTATTTCTTGCTTCCCACTCTTCGTAATTAATCTCATATTCTTTTTTCACACTACCTCTTTAAATGCTCAAAAATtggaatttaatttaatattttaaaaccaaaattatatttaaattataaaaactagcttattatttttgtaaaaatattAAATCCACAACAAAATATGCTTAACAACATAAAAAGAGCAAAGACTTCTAAATGCATGGTAGAGATAAATATCCTAATCTTGAGTGAACTATAAGAAATTCAAAAGAAAGCATAACATACTCTATCAAATTTATTTGCAATcaagataacaacaataatgacCTTGACAGTTGCAAAAACTCTAGAACAGTTAATACACCTATAGTATGCAACATTACTAGGATAAGCCTTAACAAAAAAATGTCATACATGAATAACTAATAAATAATGTAACTTTAAAACTAGTTGTAGGTATGCAAATAAGTTCTTGTTACATAGTATAAAGAACCAATTTTTATCAATTTGTCTTCATCCCCTTGACGTTGCTCTCCATTTTTAATTGAGAGAGAGAATTAAAATTTGTCATGAATTCACCTCAATACAATATCAACGTAGTTATTCCAATtagatataaacatatatatagataAATTGGATAACTATCTCTTAtagatcaataaaatattaaaatcaaatatGGAATCTCATTAATCATTTATATATTAGTTCATGCATATGATTCATCTATCTACTAATTAATAAATATAACAGTCAAAAATAAAATTTCACATTCCTATGACTATATGAAAGAATAGTCGTCACATTATAACCATTTATATTCAAAATATGTACACAAAAGAAAATTgcttttttttaaaacatcatttgaatttcattattttaataactgaaatatttattcaataatcattcaacaacaaaaaatgtcATAGTTTAAGGCTTTTGTGGACAACCAATTAAAGAATAAGATTAAAACTCTCGGAAGAGACAATGGTGGAGTGTTATGTATTCtgaaacaaatatttttttggAATAAGTCCAAATTCATAATCTATATAGAAGATGAAACTATGCACCCCTCAATATAATAGATTTTTAAAGAGGATATGATATTTATGGAGAAAGTAAGAAGCATCATTAGTGGTGATAATATTGAACACAAGTCTAGGAAAAAGAAATCACCATTGTATTTTTAATCATATCgacataactcatacatcaaaacTTGTTGATTAAACCCATAGGGAGGTTTGAAATGAAAATATGATATCTCATCAAAATATTAAAGTTCTTAGTTGTTATGaatgtatataaatatatcaaGTTAGAAGAGGTTTAAGTTTGAATTCATAGTACACAAGTATGTATCTTCATTAGTTAGAGTGAAGGTGTGAACAGATCTATGTTGCTTGAAATATTGACAAAGCATAGATAACATATGGTCACAATGTAAGATTTAGAGAAATTTAACATTCTCCTAAGGTTGAGCAACAAGAGTTGAAGAGAAAAAATGGGCATAGTCTTATGCCAAAGaccaataaaattatatttcataatgaaTAAGAGTTTTAGAAAGTTATCTTTAGAGGTGATCTAGATGAGGATTTAGAGGGGGAAGAAGAAGCTCAAAGTTCTCTGTTAATAATTCCTCTTAGCAAAGGAAAAATAGAAAGGTATAGGTCAATTGATTTTTTTAACatacaattatgaccctaaaactataGAGGTAGTTGAGTAGGAGAGGAATTCCTAGAAAAAGTCTTTGCATAAGGATATTACAGCCTTGGAGAAGAACATCACTCAAGATTTGATTTAGTTAGATAGATAATCCTATACTATCATTGAACTTTTTCCAAAATTGTACTTCTAAAAAGGGTGACTTCATGTATGTACATGAATCTTGTGGAACAAGATATGTGACATACAAATATGATCTAGTTAAAAATGTGTAGTTCTACAACATGAGTCACTCCAATCTCTTTTTTCCATCAGTGCTTAAGGATTGAAATTCATTAGAAATACTTTCAGGAAATTGTTGAAAGGAGAGTGATCATATTCTCCTCATGTAATTCCCTTGACAAATATTGATAGACAACAATTGGACCTGGAAGTCATTTAGGATACCAAGTCTAATGCAATATTTATTCCTTTTAAAGCACCAAGTTGAAATGTTCATATTGAATGCTCCTTGATAAATTGGATGTTAACTAATTATTGGATGTAAATTAATGTTGAAATGAACGATTTTAAACAACAAGACACAATGAATCATCACATAAACATGTGCAAAGTTGATTCCCAACATCTATGCCAAAAGGGTAGAGGTCGATCTTTTGAATTTTAGGTCAGGGCTACATCACGCGTGATCACTCTTGTGCATTATAGAATTGATCTACATTAAGGGAGTGCAGATTTCAAGGTATGGATCATGTACAATCTAATAAAGGTTAATAATATTGTGAATCTAAAAAAGTTGGTACATATAAGATCTGGTATatgaaaatagatgaaaaaaagaattaatgaaaatagacaagaattgAGAAAGAAACCTAACTTAACACAAGAAGAAAAatcaatatataaaataaaactaaTGAGTTTTAAAAGAAAGAAATGTCAATTTAAGATTTAAAAGACAAACATAATATGTTAGATTACTATAAGAAGACAATCACAAATGTACAATTTAATGTTAAAAAGGTACATAAAAAAAACGTTAAATTGCTAAGTAAACAATGAATTCAACAGCTGACATCAATAATTTCCTTTCTAAAAGGTCTATACACAAAATATGCAAGTCGCATCACGCATATGCTCAGTCTTCCAGATGATAATAATTTGCAATATATGTGGGTTTATAACTTTGCGAGGCGGTGTAAATTAGAAAATTATCTATGTATGACTGAGCAATCAAAATCATGATACGTATATTCTCAATCTAAAATTGAACCAGACAATCAAGATATTGTGTAGATCGAGGTGGTCAAATTTCGTGGGAGAATCCGGTGTACGTTTTATAAACATTTTGAATTCCAGCATGGCCGCTGGCGGGGAACCCACGGAGAAGACATCCAAAACAAAGCCGGCTTCACCATTGAAGTCCTCGCAATTCTCTGCAACGTAAAGTCTGGTTGTCCTATAAATACACGCTTTCTAACTACTAGTCCTCACACCCAAACATTCAGAATTCCTCCTTTCTGTAGTATTATTGAGAAAGAGATGGAATTTAATGGAGCCTGTTTGATGGCAATTTTAGTGGTATTCAGTAGCGTTGGCATAATCTACGCATCTGATCCTGATATTCTCACCGATTTCGTTGTTCCGGCTGGGCAGAACGCACTTAATTTGACTGGCAATTTCTTCACTTTCACTGGATTCCGAGATGTGGGAAACAACAATTTAACGGGCCAGACAGCAGTAAAAGTGACGAAGGCGGTGGCGGCAGAGTTTCCGGCGCTGAATGGGTCTGCCGTGTCAATGGCTGTGCTACAGTTCCCAGCGGGCGGACTGAACCCTCCTCACACTCACCCCCGCGCTTCTGAACTTCTGTATCTTGTGGACGGAACTCTCCTTGTTGGAGTTGTGGACACCACGGGAAAGCTCTTCACACAGACCCTCATTTCAGGGGATTTATTTGTGTTTCCGAAAGGACTGCTCCATTACCAACTGAACACAGATGCTGCCTTCGAGGCCTTGGCTGTTTCTGCCTTTGGGAGCGCCAATGCAGGCACCGTGTCAGTCCCTTCTACTCTCTTCACAACCGGTATCCCCGACGATGTTCTGGCCAAATCTTTCAAGACAAGCACACAAACTATCGAGCTGCTCAAGGGTGGCCTTAAAAATCCCTGATTGCTTGTTTTCTTCCATCCCACATCCTTAACCATCTACAGAATAACGGTTTCTCTTTTCTTTCGTCTTTCTTACCTTTGAACATGTTATTTTAGTTTGGTTGCGTTCTCTTGTACTTGCCACTACAGTAAATGCATTGATTTGTCTTTACTGAAAAGTGAATCAATAAAAGTTTATATTTAAGATAGGAGACATGTCATATTGGACTCTTATATATCCAAGTGTTGGACAATATTTATGGTCAATCTTTCTTTATAGATATCTAATATTTAAAAAACAGCAAAGAAAAGCTTTATAAGATGTTaactaataaatttaaatattttaaagattATAATAATTAAGTATGATCATACAATTATTGCATTTGGAGTGATTTTAGATCTTGAGTTAATAATGGTAAAGCATAAGACATTTTAAATATTTTAGTAAAAGTATCATATGACTTGATGTCTTTATGAATGTTAAAAGATATAGAGAAAGATTAGGATTTGGAtagatttaaatcaaataatttgaTATCAATATTATTCTCTTGATATATATGAATGTATTATCTTTTATGGGTGTTCAATATTATTTATCACAATTCTTAATTTTAGGTTTTCTTATGTATATGGTTTGTGGATTGAAAGTTGCTAGGGAGCAAAAGCCTTCAAGGAGGCCAGAGATCATGGGGTTGCTTCCATATATTTTCATAGATTGTATTTTTCTCGTAAATAGTCCTTTCTTTGTTAACAATGAAGTGGCCACCTTAGTGTTGATAACAAATTTATTGTTTCTCAGTGCATTTAAATTCATTAACATTAATAGATCATTTAGGCAATACAAATAATAACACTACAATAAATAAAGAAATACAAACCACACCAATTTGCAATGCCATAGGTTGTACATGGGTAACATCAAtataattttcttttctcttcataAATCCAATCACATAAGTGTACTTACAAATGTACATAATTATCATACTTTCAACCTCAAACTCAAAATAAAAGTATTGGCTAAACCATAGACCATATGTTGGAAAATATAAGCTAATTTAGGCATCCATATTTATGCACAAATTTCAATTCCCAAATCAAActttgtaaattaaaaataaattagaatgtTTTGCCACTATCAAATCTTGATGCTAAGCTTATCACAtactttcttttttaatttttgcaCGAGTTTATTTTTTTCCATAATTGTCAAAAATAGAGGAAGTAGAAATAGAAACATAATTatctaaatcaaattaattaaaaaattacaattgAGCTTCATAGCTCTTTATAGCTATGCATAGTTGGACTCTAAAGAGTGAGTAGAACAATCACAAACTCTTGCAAAATATAGTAAGGTAAATAGCTATGAAGGAGCTACTATGAATTGATAATATGATGCATCAATGAATCATAACTTAAGGTTTATAGAGGGTAGACATCACATCGATTATTGTAGAATAATATTTATGGTAATAAGATAAAATTTAAGATACACAAATCTTTAATTCTCTAGTAATGGCTTATCTAATGTAGTAATCACTACTTAATTGGTTGTAGGGATTAAtcattctaacactcccccttaataacAACTactgattttcaatttctttcatTAACATCTCCCATAGAGGCACAATGCTAGTGCTTGGGGATCCTAACCTCTTTAATTCTATACATGTATTAAAAATTATTATCGTGTTCATAAAAAAGTGATCAATCTACCACTATACATGGGTAACCACCCGTGGTACTTGCTAGATCTATATAGGAATCATTTTCATCTTTGTTCATCAATATCTTAAACTCTCCTATAATTATTTAGGAATCTTGTTCATACTTGTGTAACTCTATTTACATGAGACTGTGTGTTGATAAAAAAAACTAGATGGCTAA is part of the Cryptomeria japonica chromosome 10, Sugi_1.0, whole genome shotgun sequence genome and harbors:
- the LOC131040886 gene encoding germin-like protein 9-3, giving the protein MLDYYKKTITNVQFNVKKHGRWRGTHGEDIQNKAGFTIEVLAILCNVKSGCPINTRFLTTSPHTQTFRIPPFCSIIEKEMEFNGACLMAILVVFSSVGIIYASDPDILTDFVVPAGQNALNLTGNFFTFTGFRDVGNNNLTGQTAVKVTKAVAAEFPALNGSAVSMAVLQFPAGGLNPPHTHPRASELLYLVDGTLLVGVVDTTGKLFTQTLISGDLFVFPKGLLHYQLNTDAAFEALAVSAFGSANAGTVSVPSTLFTTGIPDDVLAKSFKTSTQTIELLKGGLKNP